In the genome of Nonomuraea sp. NBC_00507, the window CGGTGAGATCCTGTACGTGGGGGACCGCATCGACAACGACGTGCTCCCGGCGGCGCAGGCGGGCATGCGCACCGCGTTGCTGCGCCGCGGCCCGTGGGGCTATCTGCACGCCGCGCGCCCGGAAGCGGCGGCCGCCGACCTGGTCGTCGATGACCTGCACGCCGTCCTGCCCGCCGCGCGCCGGCTCACCTGAGGCCTTCGCCGGGATCGATGCGGACCGCCCGCTCCTCGGCCGACAGGTCCGAGTCGTCATCGCCCCAGTCCTCGCCGAGCTCCTCGTCCTCCGTGTCCGGCTCCAAGCCCTCGTCCGGCTGGGTCAGCCGGTGTTTGGGACGGGGCTCATGGAGCCGTTCGGGGGCCTCCCTGCGCAGCCGCTCGTCGAGGGTGTCCCTGCGCCGCGGGTCGTCCTCCACGACCTCGTGATGGAGCCCGAGATCGTCGGTCCACTCACTGACCTCGATCGCCTGCTCATCGCTCATGCCGTGCCGGTTCGGAGGTTTTTCGGTCATACGCGCCCCCTACCCAAGGAGCGGCCCGGAATCCTCTGACTTGGCGGGCCTTAGGGTGTCGGCCAACTCTTCCTTGACGGGATGCGCCGAGGCGCGCACGCCTGAGGTCAGGCCTGCTCGAGGCGGGGGCGCAGCCGGGCGGCCTGCCTGATCGTCCGGCCGGAGAGCCTGGCCAGCGCCATGGCCGCGAGCAGCGCCGCCGCCACGCAGGCCACGCCGCCGAGCTCCAGCGCGAGCCGCGGACTGAGCGTGTCGCTGAGCCAGCCCAGCAGCGGCCCGCCGAGCGCGCCCGAGCCCGCGCTGACGATGGACAGCGCGGCGATGACCCGGCCGCGCATCGGCTCTGGGCTGTCGAGTTGCGCGCGGGCCGAGACGGTGGTGTCGACGGCCACCGCGCCCGCCGCGATCGGCACCATCAACGCCGCGAACGACCACAGCTCCGGCATCAGCCCGCTCAGCGCCTGCGCCACCCCGATCGCGAACGCGGTGATCAGCAGCAGCCGGATCGTCAGCTCCGGCCGGGCGGCGACCAGGAAGCCGCCGAGCACCGTGCCGACGGCGAACGCCGTGGACAGCAGGCCGTACCCGCCGGCGCCCGCCTCCAGGGGGCCGGCGCTCATGGCGGCCATGGTGACCTGGTAGTTGCGGCCTACGCTGCCCGAGACGAACCACAAGGCCAGTACGACGAGCAGCCAGGGGGTGCGCATGACGTACCGCAGCCCTTCGAGCACGGCGCCCCGCTGCCGCTCGGCGGCGGC includes:
- a CDS encoding DUF5709 domain-containing protein, with product MTEKPPNRHGMSDEQAIEVSEWTDDLGLHHEVVEDDPRRRDTLDERLRREAPERLHEPRPKHRLTQPDEGLEPDTEDEELGEDWGDDDSDLSAEERAVRIDPGEGLR
- a CDS encoding MFS transporter, which codes for MSLTSPALISSGIRALRHHNYRLWAGADIISVTGTWMQVLGLNWLILEMTGSAASVGLSLVMQALPTLLLGMWGGALADRLPSRPVVVAAQLAQAALAAVLAAIVVTGVDSVLPIYAVALAGGVVTALGGPALGRFGAQVVPPADLSNAMALGSLLSSAGRILGMSLAGVLLPVTGNAGLFVINAASFFVVIAAVAAMRRSEFHRLAAAERQRGAVLEGLRYVMRTPWLLVVLALWFVSGSVGRNYQVTMAAMSAGPLEAGAGGYGLLSTAFAVGTVLGGFLVAARPELTIRLLLITAFAIGVAQALSGLMPELWSFAALMVPIAAGAVAVDTTVSARAQLDSPEPMRGRVIAALSIVSAGSGALGGPLLGWLSDTLSPRLALELGGVACVAAALLAAMALARLSGRTIRQAARLRPRLEQA